CCGTAATATTCCGTTTGCTATAGTTTTAGATGTAATCATGGTGTGTTTGTTTCAGTATCGAATGTATGAAAAATATCGCTAATTGAATTAACGTGATTTATTATTGTTGCATTTTACGTGTAATTTCGTAAAGTGCCAAAGCTACAGCATTTACCACATTCATACTACTATTTTCGCCATACATTGTTATGTGTACGGTTTGCTGTACGGTTTGTAAAATAGTATTGCTAATGCCGTTAACCTCGCTACCTGCAATAAGGGCTATGGGCTTTTTAGGGTTTACAGTTACTTGGTGCAATGGCTTACTATTATTAGTAATCTCCAAACCAATACACTCGTAATGGTTTTCTTGTAGGTATGCTACTGCTTCATCTGTAGTTTGCACTACCGTATGCGGAATGTGTAAATGTGTGCTTCGCGATGTTCGGTTTATTTTACGAGGGGTAAGTGCCAAATCTTTACCTATAAAAATAATTTTCTGTATACCAAAAGCGTCACAAATACGGAATAACGAACCTATATTGGGTTGGTAAGTAATACCATCGCAAACTAACGTTATTGGAAACGTATGTTTACTAAAAGGTGTTTGGTTGTGGCTAAGTTGCTGCCCCATTAATATGTAAAAGCGTAGTTAATAATGTTTGCACCCATTTTTAGTGCTTTTTCGCGCACCTCAATAGGGTCGTTGTGTACCTCTTGGTCTTCCCAGCCATCGCCAAGGTCGCTCTCTATAGTGTATAAAAGCACCAGTCTGCCCTCAATAAAAATACCCCAAGCTTCTGCTGGTTTATTGTCGTGCTCGTGTATTTTAGGCATTCCTTTCGGAAAAGCATAAGGCGCTTTAAATATCTCGTGGTTGGTAGGTATTTGTACTAATTTGTTATCAGGAAAAACTTTTTGTATTTCCTTACGTACGTATTTATCCATACCGTAATTATCATCAATATGTAAAAAACCACCCGATGTAAGGTAATTACGCAGGTTAGTAACATCGTTATCGCTAAATACAACATTTCCGTGCCCCGTCATGTGTACAAAGGGGTACGAAAAAAGGTCGGGGCTACCTACTTCAACCGTTGCCGTTTTTGAATTGAGTTTGGTATTGATATTCTGGTTACAAAATTTAGCTAAATTAGGTAACGAGGTTGGGTTACCATACCAGTCGCCACCGCCCGAGTATTTTAGCACCGCTATTTCTTGCGCCATGAGTAGGGCAGGGCTTAGCAATAGTATGTATACTAGTTTTTTCATTTACTGAGTTAAATTATGATTGTAAATATAAGGAAAGCTATTTATAATTGCTGTATTGGTATTTGGATCGCTTCGTGCCTCGCGATGACTATACTATAAGATTATTGCTATTGCGAGGAGGAACGACGTAGCAATCTGTTACAACAAACTATTAATCTTCATTAACAAACGCTACACTATGTGCTGCTACAATGGCGGCAGTTTCGGTGCGTAGGCGTGTATTCCCTAACGATACGGGTATATAGTTACGTTTTAATGCTATTTCTATTTCCTTAGCAGAAAAATCGCCTTCAGGTCCTATCAGTATTGTGGTTTTTT
The Flavobacterium litorale genome window above contains:
- a CDS encoding TrmH family RNA methyltransferase, whose protein sequence is MGQQLSHNQTPFSKHTFPITLVCDGITYQPNIGSLFRICDAFGIQKIIFIGKDLALTPRKINRTSRSTHLHIPHTVVQTTDEAVAYLQENHYECIGLEITNNSKPLHQVTVNPKKPIALIAGSEVNGISNTILQTVQQTVHITMYGENSSMNVVNAVALALYEITRKMQQ
- a CDS encoding DUF4159 domain-containing protein encodes the protein MKKLVYILLLSPALLMAQEIAVLKYSGGGDWYGNPTSLPNLAKFCNQNINTKLNSKTATVEVGSPDLFSYPFVHMTGHGNVVFSDNDVTNLRNYLTSGGFLHIDDNYGMDKYVRKEIQKVFPDNKLVQIPTNHEIFKAPYAFPKGMPKIHEHDNKPAEAWGIFIEGRLVLLYTIESDLGDGWEDQEVHNDPIEVREKALKMGANIINYAFTY